The Streptomyces sp. NBC_01353 genome contains a region encoding:
- a CDS encoding ThuA domain-containing protein has translation MKRTPHHQARSRTGFAVAALGAGALTASLLGGDPASARPYPDPPSTMASTTLSLPSPPGGANVRVLVFHGSATEESPTVDAGIAAVESIGQTGPTAGRYRTEATDDPAVFTDAKRLGRYNAVVFLTGGGDVLDPEQEAGLETYMEAGGGFVGVHEAARTEPYSTWFTGLVGARPTGAPSSAQRAVVEVGDRQHPATTSLPLEWKRPDKWFNWDRNPSGTVHTVARVREASYQPVAKPNGWDHPVSWCRDYDGGRSFYTAMGGTVDSYAEADFRDHLRGAIAWTARISQADCKATIDANYTAERVTKPNQPGQNDQIGEPHGLVAAPDGRIVYIGRGGADSSVPVVTDWNNPDIGKGNGEVHVYDPKTKQVTKAGALTVFGNKGGGDELVKNEEGLLGIELDPDFMANGWVYLHYTPHSRIDRDAHMGERRVSRFTLDLATNRLDLASEKVLLSWPVQIHSCCHAGGGMAWDSKGNLYIATGDTNSSGSSGGYSGNNPAPNFKGVSIADARRTAGNTNNLNGKILRIHPEDDGTYTLPAGNLFTGEETDEGGGKTRGEIYVMGVRNPARISVDRKTDILYAGWVGPDAGAPSTTWGPAKYDTFAAITRAGNHGWPYCMGNKQPYRDRGLTDPSKPLGWYDCNAPKNESPNNDGLVNLPPVTANTIWYSPQGGGVDYPRDANGIPSYKQEEQKLLLPWLKGGGQATMNGPLYRYDAASDSTVKWPSYWDGKWFVGDFYDGDQPRHAVLTDPKTVGKGGLPVHAESLKKIIPVGQGGIRNLMDWKFAPDGSLYVLDYGRGFFTSHPDSALWRVTYKGGGPTPAADQLARKAAR, from the coding sequence ATGAAGCGCACACCACATCACCAAGCGAGATCAAGAACAGGCTTTGCCGTGGCGGCACTTGGGGCAGGAGCCCTGACCGCTTCGCTGCTCGGCGGAGACCCCGCCTCAGCCAGACCGTATCCGGATCCGCCGTCGACCATGGCTTCGACAACGTTGTCCCTTCCGTCTCCACCAGGCGGCGCGAACGTACGGGTTCTCGTCTTCCACGGGTCGGCGACCGAGGAGTCGCCTACGGTCGACGCGGGCATCGCGGCCGTCGAGAGCATCGGGCAGACCGGTCCGACCGCCGGACGCTACCGAACGGAGGCCACCGACGACCCGGCTGTCTTCACCGACGCCAAGCGGCTCGGCAGGTACAACGCGGTGGTGTTCCTGACCGGGGGCGGAGATGTGCTCGACCCGGAACAGGAGGCCGGCCTCGAGACCTACATGGAGGCGGGCGGCGGATTCGTCGGCGTCCACGAGGCGGCGCGCACCGAGCCGTACTCCACCTGGTTCACCGGCCTGGTCGGCGCACGGCCCACCGGCGCCCCGAGCAGTGCGCAGCGTGCGGTGGTGGAGGTCGGCGACCGACAGCACCCGGCCACCACGTCCCTTCCGCTGGAGTGGAAGCGGCCCGACAAGTGGTTCAACTGGGACCGCAACCCGTCCGGCACCGTCCACACCGTGGCGCGGGTCAGGGAAGCCTCGTACCAGCCCGTTGCCAAGCCGAACGGCTGGGACCACCCGGTGTCCTGGTGCCGTGACTACGACGGCGGCCGGTCCTTCTACACCGCCATGGGCGGCACCGTCGACAGCTACGCCGAGGCGGACTTCCGCGACCATCTGCGCGGCGCGATCGCCTGGACCGCCCGCATCTCCCAGGCAGACTGCAAGGCGACCATCGACGCCAACTACACCGCCGAGCGCGTCACCAAGCCCAACCAGCCCGGCCAGAACGACCAGATAGGCGAGCCCCACGGCCTGGTCGCCGCTCCCGACGGGCGCATCGTGTACATCGGCCGCGGCGGCGCCGACTCCAGCGTGCCGGTGGTCACCGACTGGAACAACCCGGACATCGGCAAGGGCAACGGCGAGGTCCACGTCTACGACCCGAAGACCAAGCAGGTCACCAAGGCCGGCGCGCTCACCGTCTTCGGTAACAAGGGCGGCGGCGACGAGCTGGTCAAGAACGAGGAGGGGCTGCTCGGCATCGAGCTCGACCCCGACTTCATGGCCAACGGCTGGGTCTATCTGCACTACACGCCGCACTCCCGGATCGACCGGGACGCACACATGGGCGAGCGCAGGGTCTCCCGCTTCACGCTCGACCTCGCGACGAACCGGCTCGACCTGGCGAGCGAGAAGGTGCTGCTGAGCTGGCCGGTCCAGATCCACAGCTGCTGCCACGCGGGTGGCGGGATGGCCTGGGACTCCAAGGGCAACCTCTACATCGCCACCGGGGACACCAACTCATCGGGGTCCAGCGGTGGTTACTCGGGCAACAACCCCGCCCCGAACTTCAAGGGCGTCTCAATCGCGGACGCCCGCCGCACCGCCGGCAACACCAACAACCTCAACGGCAAGATCCTTCGGATCCACCCCGAGGACGACGGCACGTACACGCTCCCCGCGGGCAATCTGTTCACGGGCGAGGAGACCGACGAGGGCGGCGGGAAGACCCGCGGAGAGATCTACGTGATGGGCGTGCGCAACCCCGCGCGCATCTCCGTCGACAGGAAGACCGACATCCTCTACGCCGGCTGGGTCGGCCCCGACGCGGGTGCGCCGTCGACGACCTGGGGCCCGGCCAAGTACGACACGTTCGCCGCGATCACCAGGGCGGGCAACCACGGCTGGCCGTACTGCATGGGCAACAAGCAGCCGTACCGGGACCGCGGCCTGACCGATCCGAGCAAGCCGCTCGGCTGGTACGACTGCAACGCGCCGAAGAACGAGTCGCCGAACAACGACGGCCTCGTGAATCTGCCGCCGGTGACGGCGAACACGATCTGGTACTCGCCCCAGGGCGGCGGCGTGGACTACCCGCGGGACGCGAACGGCATCCCGAGCTACAAGCAGGAGGAGCAGAAGCTGCTGCTCCCGTGGCTCAAGGGCGGCGGGCAGGCGACCATGAACGGCCCGCTCTACCGCTACGACGCCGCGAGCGACTCGACCGTGAAGTGGCCGTCGTACTGGGACGGCAAGTGGTTCGTCGGTGACTTCTACGACGGGGACCAGCCGCGGCACGCCGTGCTGACCGATCCGAAGACCGTCGGCAAGGGCGGCCTGCCGGTGCACGCCGAGTCGTTGAAGAAGATCATCCCGGTCGGGCAGGGCGGGATCCGCAACCTGATGGACTGGAAGTTCGCCCCCGACGGCTCGCTGTACGTCCTCGACTACGGGCGCGGCTTCTTCACCTCCCACCCCGACTCCGCGCTGTGGCGCGTGACCTACAAGGGCGGCGGGCCCACCCCGGCCGCGGACCAGCTGGCAAGGAAGGCGGCGCGGTGA
- a CDS encoding VOC family protein codes for MTVQPIPEGYPRVTPYLCTDGAAAAIDFYVSVLGAVEKMRMPAPGGKIGHAELELGSSVIMLADEYPDIGFRSPKAVGGTPVTLHVYVEDVDAVFAKALSRGATEVSPVKNEFYGDRTGQFEDPFGHRWNVATHVEDVPADEMEKRAKEALQAMEPPADGS; via the coding sequence ATGACCGTCCAACCCATTCCCGAGGGATATCCGCGGGTCACGCCATACCTCTGTACCGACGGAGCCGCGGCCGCGATCGACTTCTACGTGTCCGTGCTCGGCGCGGTCGAGAAGATGAGAATGCCTGCGCCCGGCGGCAAGATCGGCCACGCCGAACTGGAGTTGGGCAGCTCGGTCATCATGCTCGCCGACGAGTACCCGGACATCGGGTTCCGTTCGCCGAAGGCGGTGGGCGGCACACCCGTGACCCTGCACGTGTACGTCGAGGACGTCGACGCCGTCTTCGCCAAGGCCCTCTCCCGCGGCGCCACGGAAGTCTCGCCGGTCAAGAACGAGTTCTACGGCGACCGCACCGGGCAGTTCGAGGACCCCTTCGGCCACCGCTGGAACGTCGCGACACACGTGGAGGACGTCCCCGCGGACGAGATGGAGAAGCGTGCCAAGGAGGCCCTGCAGGCCATGGAACCCCCGGCGGACGGCAGCTGA
- a CDS encoding M1 family metallopeptidase: MSGERTTASDPYFPDHGDSRYRVHRYELALEYRPGPNRLAGTARLSAIAGRAPLTEFHLNLAEFKVGRILVDGRAPHYAHRGGKLRVRPAKPLPAGAAFTVEVHYAGNPKPVRSPWGGLGWEELTDGALVASQPVGAPSWYPCNDRPADKASYQISVNTPSAYTVVAGGRLLTRTTRASTTTWVYEQSAPTSSYLVGLSIGMHQTVLLGDPGLGGVPQSAHVPAHLLPRFSRDFARQPAMMQLFEELFGPYPFGEYAVVVADEELDVPVEAQGLSLFGANHVDGARGSERLVAHELAHQWFGNSVTIADWRHIWLNEGLAKYAEWLWSERSGGRTAQESAAAAYRMLAGQPQDLKLADPGRKLMFDDRLYERGGLTVHAVRCALGDGAFFRMLRDWATVHRHGVVTTAGFTAHVTRYADEPVDELLTAWLYQPSLPPLPSPHGSASIPQRPAYPPTNGGSAGKASA, encoded by the coding sequence GTGAGCGGCGAGCGGACAACGGCATCGGACCCGTACTTTCCGGACCACGGCGACTCCCGGTACCGCGTGCATCGGTACGAACTCGCTCTGGAGTACCGTCCCGGCCCCAACCGGCTGGCCGGGACGGCGCGGCTCAGCGCGATCGCCGGGCGGGCACCGCTCACCGAGTTCCACCTCAACCTCGCCGAGTTCAAGGTCGGCCGGATCCTCGTGGACGGCCGGGCGCCGCACTACGCCCACCGCGGCGGCAAGCTCCGCGTCAGGCCGGCCAAGCCGCTGCCCGCGGGTGCCGCCTTCACCGTGGAGGTGCACTACGCGGGCAACCCCAAGCCGGTCCGCAGCCCCTGGGGCGGGCTCGGCTGGGAAGAGCTGACGGACGGCGCGCTGGTGGCCAGCCAGCCCGTCGGCGCTCCTTCCTGGTACCCCTGCAACGACCGGCCCGCCGACAAGGCCTCGTACCAGATCTCGGTCAACACCCCCTCCGCGTACACCGTGGTGGCGGGCGGCCGGCTGCTCACCCGTACCACCAGGGCCAGCACGACCACGTGGGTGTACGAGCAGTCCGCGCCCACCTCCAGCTACCTCGTCGGACTCTCCATCGGCATGCACCAGACGGTGCTGCTCGGGGACCCCGGGCTCGGTGGTGTGCCGCAGAGCGCCCATGTGCCGGCGCATCTCCTCCCCCGCTTCTCCCGCGACTTCGCCCGGCAGCCCGCCATGATGCAGCTGTTCGAGGAACTCTTCGGGCCCTATCCGTTCGGCGAGTACGCGGTGGTCGTCGCCGACGAGGAACTGGACGTCCCGGTGGAGGCCCAGGGTCTCTCCCTCTTCGGCGCCAATCATGTCGACGGCGCGCGCGGTTCGGAGCGCCTCGTCGCCCACGAGCTCGCGCACCAGTGGTTCGGCAACAGCGTGACCATCGCCGACTGGCGGCACATCTGGCTGAACGAGGGCTTGGCCAAGTACGCCGAGTGGCTCTGGTCGGAGCGCTCCGGCGGCCGTACCGCGCAGGAGTCGGCGGCCGCCGCGTACCGGATGCTGGCCGGGCAGCCGCAGGACCTGAAGCTCGCCGATCCCGGTCGCAAGCTGATGTTCGACGACCGCCTGTACGAGCGCGGTGGCCTCACCGTGCACGCGGTCCGCTGCGCCCTGGGCGACGGCGCCTTCTTCCGTATGCTGCGCGATTGGGCCACCGTGCATCGCCACGGCGTGGTGACCACCGCGGGCTTCACCGCCCATGTGACCCGCTACGCGGACGAGCCGGTGGACGAGTTGCTCACGGCCTGGCTGTACCAGCCGTCCCTCCCGCCCCTGCCCTCGCCCCACGGCTCCGCGTCGATACCGCAGCGACCCGCGTACCCGCCCACGAACGGCGGGTCCGCGGGCAAGGCCTCCGCGTAG
- a CDS encoding family 16 glycoside hydrolase, with the protein MRHRGPRLWAALLAAVAMIVGLTSASAYGRSDDGRQNAAAQVLTWKAGDPIDRYLEFPTTAVAGPTTIVFENSTATGNTTGMPHTLTFDVSDPEYNNDVPLNILANPSDANGGRHTAEVTLTPGRYLFKCTIPGHGQMQGILTVTEGGGEDTTAPETTAKVEGDRNADGAYVGQATVTLGATDAGSGVDKVEYAVGADGPWQPYTVPVVVDQVGAHSIRYRASDKAGNTAGEKTAAFTVVAPPTDDTTAPETSATVTGEQDDQGRYLDMATVTVTASDTGSGVNTIEYAIGDGAWQPYTAPVMVHEAGTHTVRYKASDKAGNAAAEKSVGFTVVTQPDPDTTAPEASASVAGVRNSDGAYITSATVTLAATDADSGVDRIEYSLDGGPYLAYTTPVIVDRVGHHTVLYRATDKAGNNSTAKSTAFTVAEGGGVPAPNCPEFDERSTVIVGTVDTGVPNRMTNSRCTVNELIEDEKDWSSHALFLKHVDTVVDRLLADGVIDTREHKKIYRAAKQSGIGKPGQTEGYRDLFDGTAASFSKWQHVGGGKFALSADGAMTSSTTVPGMGMLWFPQRQYGDFSLKLQWRDDAPGAGNANGGVFVRFPYVHGNPEETRPEWVAIKYGHEIQVLDRPDGDMYKTGSVYGFDRVGLAGAGVTPKGTWNDYEIRVEGQHYSVFRNGKLINEFDNTGGQVFQPPRGDDPGTDGRRYASGYIGLQVHGTTDVISYRNIRVKEL; encoded by the coding sequence ATGAGACACAGAGGCCCGAGGCTGTGGGCGGCCCTGCTGGCCGCCGTCGCGATGATCGTGGGACTGACCTCGGCATCCGCCTACGGCAGGTCCGACGACGGACGGCAGAACGCCGCGGCCCAGGTGCTGACCTGGAAGGCCGGCGATCCGATCGACCGCTATCTGGAGTTCCCCACCACGGCGGTGGCCGGCCCGACGACCATCGTCTTCGAGAACAGCACGGCCACCGGCAACACGACCGGCATGCCGCACACCCTGACGTTCGACGTCTCCGACCCCGAGTACAACAACGACGTCCCGCTCAACATCCTGGCCAATCCGAGTGACGCGAACGGCGGCCGGCACACGGCCGAGGTGACGCTGACCCCGGGCCGGTACCTCTTCAAGTGCACGATCCCCGGCCACGGCCAGATGCAGGGCATCCTCACCGTCACCGAGGGCGGCGGCGAGGACACCACCGCGCCGGAGACCACCGCGAAGGTCGAGGGTGACCGCAACGCCGACGGCGCCTATGTCGGCCAGGCGACGGTCACGCTCGGCGCGACGGACGCCGGTTCGGGCGTCGACAAGGTCGAGTACGCGGTCGGCGCCGACGGCCCGTGGCAGCCGTACACCGTCCCGGTCGTCGTCGACCAGGTCGGCGCGCACTCGATCCGCTACCGGGCGAGCGACAAGGCGGGCAACACGGCCGGGGAGAAGACCGCCGCGTTCACCGTCGTCGCCCCGCCCACCGACGACACGACGGCGCCGGAGACCTCGGCGACCGTGACCGGCGAACAGGACGACCAGGGCCGCTATCTCGACATGGCCACGGTGACGGTGACCGCGTCCGACACCGGATCGGGCGTCAACACCATCGAGTACGCGATCGGCGACGGCGCCTGGCAGCCGTACACCGCCCCCGTGATGGTGCACGAGGCGGGCACCCACACCGTCCGCTACAAGGCGAGCGACAAGGCGGGCAACGCGGCGGCCGAGAAGTCCGTCGGCTTCACGGTCGTGACGCAGCCCGACCCCGACACCACCGCCCCCGAGGCCTCCGCCTCCGTCGCCGGCGTGCGCAACTCCGACGGGGCGTACATCACCAGCGCCACGGTCACGCTTGCGGCGACCGACGCGGATTCGGGCGTCGACCGGATCGAGTACTCGCTCGACGGCGGCCCGTATCTCGCCTACACCACCCCGGTGATCGTCGACCGCGTCGGCCACCACACGGTGCTGTACCGGGCGACGGACAAGGCGGGCAACAACTCCACGGCGAAAAGCACGGCGTTCACCGTCGCCGAGGGCGGCGGGGTGCCCGCACCCAACTGCCCCGAGTTCGACGAGCGGTCGACCGTCATCGTCGGAACCGTCGACACCGGCGTCCCGAACCGGATGACGAACAGCCGCTGCACCGTCAACGAACTCATCGAGGACGAGAAGGACTGGTCCTCGCACGCGCTGTTCCTCAAGCACGTCGACACCGTGGTCGACCGGCTGCTCGCCGACGGCGTCATCGACACCCGCGAGCACAAGAAGATCTACCGTGCGGCCAAGCAGTCGGGCATCGGCAAGCCGGGCCAGACAGAGGGTTACCGCGATCTGTTCGACGGCACCGCGGCGAGCTTCTCGAAATGGCAGCACGTCGGTGGCGGGAAGTTCGCGCTGAGCGCGGACGGTGCCATGACCAGCAGCACCACGGTGCCGGGCATGGGCATGCTGTGGTTCCCGCAGAGGCAGTACGGAGACTTCTCGCTCAAGCTCCAGTGGCGCGACGACGCCCCCGGGGCAGGCAACGCCAACGGCGGTGTCTTCGTGCGCTTCCCGTACGTCCACGGCAACCCCGAGGAGACCCGTCCGGAGTGGGTCGCCATCAAGTACGGCCATGAGATCCAGGTCCTCGACCGGCCCGACGGCGACATGTACAAGACGGGCTCGGTCTACGGCTTCGACCGCGTGGGCCTCGCCGGCGCCGGGGTGACGCCCAAGGGCACCTGGAACGACTACGAGATCCGCGTGGAGGGCCAGCACTACTCGGTCTTCCGCAACGGAAAGCTGATCAACGAGTTCGACAACACCGGCGGTCAGGTCTTCCAGCCCCCGCGTGGCGACGACCCGGGCACGGACGGCCGACGCTACGCCTCCGGCTACATCGGCCTCCAGGTCCACGGCACGACGGACGTCATCTCCTACCGGAACATCCGGGTGAAGGAGTTGTAG
- a CDS encoding multicopper oxidase domain-containing protein produces MDRRSFNRRLLAGGAVAATGVTSLSLTSASSATPGTAATPRTAPAGGQIRHLKLYAEKLADGRMGYGLEKGKATVPGPPIELNEGDTLHIEFENLMDVPVSLHPHGVDYDIDNDGTRMSGSHVEPGATRTYTWRTHAPGRRSDGTWRPGSAGYWHYHDHVVGTDHGTGGIRKGLYGALVVRRKGDILPDKQFTIVFNDMTINNRPAADPPNFLATVGDRVEIVMITHGEYYHTFHMHGHRWADNRTGLLAGPEDVSRVIDNKITGPADSFGFQIIAGEHVGAGAWMYHCHVQSHSDMGMAGLFLVAKPDGTVPGHGGHGTHDTGATKGEPAAQTAGGTHHH; encoded by the coding sequence ATGGACAGACGCAGCTTCAACCGTCGCCTGCTCGCAGGCGGGGCCGTCGCCGCGACCGGCGTGACATCGTTGTCTCTCACCTCCGCCTCCAGCGCCACACCCGGCACGGCAGCCACACCGAGGACTGCCCCGGCCGGCGGACAGATACGCCATCTCAAGCTGTACGCCGAGAAGTTGGCCGACGGGCGGATGGGGTACGGCCTGGAGAAGGGCAAGGCCACCGTGCCCGGCCCGCCGATCGAGCTCAACGAGGGCGACACGCTTCATATCGAGTTCGAGAACCTGATGGACGTCCCCGTGAGCCTCCACCCGCACGGTGTGGACTACGACATCGACAACGACGGTACGAGGATGAGCGGAAGTCACGTCGAACCGGGCGCCACCCGCACGTACACCTGGCGCACCCATGCGCCCGGCCGTCGCTCCGACGGCACCTGGCGCCCGGGCAGCGCAGGGTACTGGCACTACCACGACCACGTCGTGGGTACGGACCACGGCACCGGAGGCATCCGCAAGGGCCTGTACGGCGCCTTGGTGGTGCGCCGCAAGGGCGACATCCTCCCGGACAAGCAGTTCACGATCGTCTTCAACGACATGACGATCAACAACCGGCCGGCGGCCGATCCGCCCAACTTCCTGGCCACGGTGGGCGATCGGGTGGAGATCGTCATGATCACGCATGGCGAGTACTACCACACGTTCCATATGCACGGTCACCGCTGGGCCGACAACCGCACGGGGCTCCTGGCCGGCCCGGAGGACGTGAGCCGGGTCATCGACAACAAGATCACCGGCCCGGCGGACTCGTTCGGTTTCCAGATCATCGCGGGCGAGCACGTCGGAGCCGGGGCCTGGATGTACCACTGCCACGTCCAGAGCCACTCCGACATGGGCATGGCCGGCCTCTTCCTGGTGGCCAAGCCGGACGGCACCGTACCGGGCCACGGAGGCCACGGAACCCACGACACGGGGGCCACGAAGGGGGAACCGGCCGCGCAGACCGCCGGTGGTACCCACCATCACTGA
- a CDS encoding M36 family metallopeptidase, translated as MPPTRLSRRARSLLIGAVLLALPAVTVTPSAATARDHPGTRERAAQEQPDQPYPNIDVRGDKRVPPTAGQLRAAQELDGTAIRWSRFGTPRLLSPQGRNALTATSTTDPRTLALNHIRDHADLFGLSAAELDALAVVKSYRTEHNGVRHVFIGQRDRGVPVHGARLSVAVDAAGRILTVTGSLVPEARATGTVTLDKGAALDRAAASVGTDTPSGTPTATRITFPLADGTARPAWRTTLTADNDHLYDTVVDAANGTVLLRTDLTSNEGPEGRVFTNQNPTLGSATIVPFSGLGRSWVTGRVTTGNNAEVSQDPDGEETLGHQPQTPAAGDPAYQHFDYTFTDAFRTSGGTDLTTDRDAVVTQAFYYTNRMHDHLYGLGFDEASGNFQEDNLGNGGAGSDRVQVYVDYDANGDSACNANFGTPDDGQNPTMRLFVGRASCDNHNVHRAMNGDTIAHEYSHGLSHRLVGGGDMGDGEQTGALGEGWSDAVATSLWNDPVYGEYNNGRATGIRRVAYNNSHLTYADLCDDGSCSVHADGEIWATAMWDMRTALVGAYGYATGKQRHEQLMVDGMKLTPSSPDFLDARDGILAADRANHGGANQCLLWGVFARRGMGASATSPSQDQANPATDYPASCRPTADAGGPYTTKEGTDVRLDASGSTVPGGGGSYSWDFDGDGAYDDATGASPLFDRVGQDGTYTVGLRVGNAAGADTDTATVTVTNVAPTVTFTVQGPREEGGKLTVSGTVTDPGWLDPLTATIDPGDGKPVSLPGQLENNRPDATLTFSRELVFGDNGTFTVKVCGSDDDTTTCRDAAITVANVDPTVAIDKTDAVPLAGGRTLVVHAGEEKRYTARLTDPGSDDETMSWAWGDGTPAATTTSLVNPPDPDPARSPSVQPRDLTDAQAHTYTKPCLYDLSFTARDDDGGTGTDGMPVIVQGNAPLSLLADVWYVKYLTGDLTGLGKQTLDCYLKIVQHASAVFSEKVDVSTQGKAADVLFLNLLLDPKRSLDRQLLAAWLNFANGAFEPYGLVDTDSDLKADTPFLEALQNAEKVRLDPNATRQQLSAQAAILTCINIPLV; from the coding sequence ATGCCACCCACACGCTTATCGAGGCGCGCACGATCACTGCTCATCGGCGCGGTCCTGCTCGCACTGCCGGCGGTCACGGTCACACCGTCGGCCGCCACCGCCCGCGACCATCCCGGGACGCGGGAGAGAGCGGCCCAGGAACAGCCGGATCAGCCCTACCCGAACATCGACGTGCGCGGTGACAAGCGCGTCCCGCCCACGGCCGGGCAGCTGCGCGCCGCGCAGGAACTCGACGGCACGGCGATCCGCTGGAGCCGGTTCGGTACGCCGAGGCTGCTCAGCCCGCAGGGCCGCAACGCCCTCACCGCCACCAGCACCACCGACCCGCGCACCCTCGCGCTGAACCACATACGCGACCACGCGGACCTCTTCGGCCTCTCCGCCGCCGAGCTGGACGCCCTCGCCGTCGTCAAGTCGTACCGCACCGAGCACAACGGCGTACGGCATGTCTTCATCGGCCAGAGAGACCGGGGCGTCCCCGTCCACGGCGCCCGCCTCTCCGTCGCCGTCGACGCGGCCGGCCGCATCCTCACCGTCACCGGCAGCCTCGTCCCGGAGGCCCGCGCCACCGGGACGGTCACCCTCGACAAGGGCGCCGCGCTGGACCGGGCCGCAGCGTCCGTCGGCACCGACACCCCGTCCGGCACCCCCACCGCCACGCGGATCACCTTCCCGCTCGCCGACGGCACCGCCCGCCCGGCCTGGCGGACCACACTCACCGCCGACAACGACCACCTGTACGACACCGTCGTCGACGCCGCGAACGGCACCGTCCTCCTGCGCACCGACCTCACCAGCAATGAGGGCCCCGAGGGCCGGGTCTTCACCAACCAGAACCCCACCCTCGGCAGCGCGACGATCGTCCCCTTCAGCGGCCTCGGCCGTTCCTGGGTCACCGGCCGGGTCACCACCGGCAACAACGCCGAGGTCTCCCAGGACCCCGACGGCGAGGAGACGCTCGGCCACCAGCCCCAGACCCCGGCCGCCGGAGACCCGGCGTACCAGCACTTCGACTACACCTTCACGGACGCCTTCCGCACCAGCGGCGGCACCGACCTCACCACCGACAGGGACGCGGTCGTCACCCAGGCCTTCTACTACACCAACCGCATGCACGACCACCTCTACGGACTCGGCTTCGACGAGGCGTCGGGCAACTTCCAGGAGGACAACCTCGGCAACGGCGGCGCCGGTAGCGACCGCGTGCAGGTCTACGTCGACTACGACGCCAACGGGGACTCCGCCTGCAACGCCAACTTCGGCACCCCCGACGACGGCCAGAACCCGACGATGCGGCTCTTCGTCGGACGCGCCTCCTGCGACAACCACAACGTGCACCGGGCCATGAACGGCGACACCATCGCCCACGAGTACAGCCACGGCCTGTCCCACCGGCTCGTCGGCGGCGGCGACATGGGCGACGGTGAGCAGACCGGCGCCCTCGGCGAGGGCTGGAGCGACGCGGTGGCCACCTCGCTGTGGAACGACCCGGTGTACGGCGAGTACAACAACGGCCGCGCCACCGGCATCCGCCGCGTCGCGTACAACAACAGCCACCTCACCTACGCCGACCTCTGCGACGACGGCAGCTGCAGCGTGCATGCCGACGGCGAGATCTGGGCCACCGCCATGTGGGACATGCGCACCGCGCTCGTCGGCGCGTACGGCTACGCCACCGGAAAGCAGCGGCACGAGCAGCTGATGGTCGACGGCATGAAGCTGACACCGTCGTCGCCCGACTTCCTGGACGCCCGCGACGGCATCCTCGCCGCCGACCGCGCCAATCACGGCGGCGCCAACCAGTGCCTGCTGTGGGGCGTGTTCGCCCGCCGAGGCATGGGCGCGAGCGCCACTTCACCGAGCCAGGACCAGGCCAATCCGGCGACCGACTACCCCGCGAGCTGCCGGCCCACCGCCGACGCGGGCGGGCCGTACACCACCAAGGAGGGCACCGACGTACGGCTCGACGCGAGCGGCTCCACCGTCCCCGGTGGCGGCGGCAGCTACAGCTGGGACTTCGACGGCGACGGCGCCTACGACGACGCGACCGGCGCCAGCCCGCTCTTCGACCGGGTCGGCCAGGACGGCACGTACACCGTCGGCCTGCGCGTCGGCAACGCCGCAGGGGCCGACACCGACACGGCGACCGTGACCGTCACCAACGTGGCGCCCACGGTGACCTTCACCGTCCAGGGCCCGCGCGAGGAGGGCGGCAAGCTCACCGTCTCCGGCACGGTCACCGACCCGGGCTGGCTCGACCCGCTCACCGCCACCATCGACCCCGGCGACGGCAAGCCCGTCTCCCTGCCCGGACAGCTGGAGAACAACCGTCCCGACGCCACCCTCACCTTCAGCCGCGAGCTCGTCTTCGGCGACAACGGCACCTTCACCGTGAAGGTCTGCGGCAGCGACGACGACACCACCACCTGCCGGGATGCCGCGATCACTGTCGCCAACGTCGACCCGACCGTCGCCATCGACAAGACCGATGCCGTGCCGCTCGCGGGCGGCCGGACACTCGTCGTCCACGCGGGCGAGGAGAAGCGGTACACCGCCCGGCTCACCGACCCCGGCAGCGATGACGAGACCATGAGCTGGGCGTGGGGCGACGGGACACCGGCCGCCACGACCACCTCGCTCGTCAACCCGCCGGACCCCGATCCCGCCCGCAGCCCCAGCGTCCAGCCGCGCGACCTGACGGACGCCCAGGCCCACACCTACACCAAGCCCTGCCTGTACGACCTGTCCTTCACGGCACGCGACGACGACGGCGGCACGGGGACCGACGGGATGCCGGTCATCGTCCAGGGCAACGCCCCGCTGTCGCTGCTCGCCGACGTCTGGTACGTCAAGTACCTGACCGGCGACCTCACCGGGCTCGGCAAGCAGACACTGGACTGCTATCTGAAGATCGTCCAGCACGCGAGCGCGGTGTTCTCCGAGAAGGTCGACGTGTCCACCCAGGGCAAGGCCGCGGACGTCCTCTTCCTCAACCTGCTCCTCGACCCGAAGCGTTCCCTCGACCGCCAACTGCTCGCCGCCTGGCTCAACTTCGCCAACGGAGCCTTCGAGCCGTACGGACTCGTCGACACCGACAGCGACCTGAAGGCGGACACCCCCTTCCTGGAGGCCCTCCAGAACGCCGAGAAGGTACGCCTCGACCCCAACGCCACCAGGCAGCAGCTCTCCGCCCAGGCGGCGATCCTCACCTGCATCAACATCCCGCTCGTATGA